Proteins found in one Oryza glaberrima chromosome 4, OglaRS2, whole genome shotgun sequence genomic segment:
- the LOC127769790 gene encoding transcription factor BHLH6 — MDAEMAMGESFAYYWETQRYLESEELDSMYLPTQDDSNYESSSPDGSHSSSAPAPAAVGGDAAAAVAGSGGGMMTMMMAGGGGGGDDAGGANKNILMERDRRRKLNEKLYALRSVVPNITKMDKASIVKDAIEYIQRLQAEEQQMLREVAALESAAAASAAPAAANPFAGLGADEEYEYGHHPSSSAAAAAERTKKVKRALSVSSINDALLAAAAPAPPVEIQELRVSEVGDRVLVVSVTCSKRRDAMARVCRALEELRLRVITANITSVAGCLMHTLFVEVDHMDSVQMKQMVEAALSQLVATGSPLSSMSY, encoded by the exons ATGGACGCCGAGATGGCCATGGGCGAGAGCTTCGCCTACTACTGGGAGACGCAGCGCTACCTCGAGTCCGAGGAGCTCGACAG CATGTACCTGCCGACGCAGGATGACTCCAACTACGAGTCGAGCTCGCCGGACGGGTCGcactcgtcgtcggcgccggcgccggcggccgtgggcggggacgccgccgccgcggtggcgggtAGCGGTGGcgggatgatgacgatgatgatggccggcggcggcggtggtggcgacgacgcCGGTGGCGCGAACAAGAACATCCTCATGGAGCGCGACCGCCGCCGCAAGCTCAACGAGAAGCTCTACGCGCTCCGCAGCGTCGTGCCCAACATCACCAAG ATGGACAAGGCGTCGATCGTCAAGGACGCGATCGAGTACATCCAGCGCCTGCAGGCGGAGGAGCAGCAGATGCTCCGGGAGGTTGCCGCGCTCgagtccgccgccgcggcgagcgccgcccCGGCCGCGGCGAACCCGTTCGCTGGCCTCGGCGCGGACGAGGAATACGAGTACGGCCACCAcccctcctcgtcggcggcggcggcggcggagcggacgAAGAAGGTGAAGCGGGCGCTGTCCGTCTCGTCCATCAACGACGCcctgctcgccgcggcggcgccggcgccgccggtggagaTCCAGGAGCTGCGCGTGTCGGAGGTGGGCGACAGGGTGCTGGTGGTGAGCGTGACGTGCAGCAAGCGCCGCGACGCCATGGCCCGCGTGTGCCGCGCCCTCGaggagctccgcctccgcgtcatCACCGCCAACATCACCTCCGTCGCCGGCTGCCTCATGCACACCCTCTTCGTCGAG GTAGATCACATGGATAGTGTCCAAATGAAGCAGATGGTGGAGGCTGCTCTCTCCCAGCTTGTGGCGACCGGCAGTCCGTTGAGCTCCATGAGCTATTAG